The following are encoded together in the Desulfococcus multivorans genome:
- a CDS encoding D-alanine--D-alanine ligase family protein, translating to MTMTIGLTYDLRSEYLAQGYSALETAEFDRDDTIAAIETTLRELGHRTERIGNGRRLVEALAGGRRWDLVFNIAEGLNGIGREAQVPAMLDLYGIPYTFSDPMVMSLTLHKGMTKHVIRDAGVPTSDFLVAESGADVRRVGFMPPYFIKPVAEGTGKGVSPASIIRDRSALVQACEEMIQDFRQAVIIEPYLPGREFTVGILGTGTVARILGTMEVHLKDTAEPGVYSYVNKEECEARVVYRLVRALDDPVVAEAEDVALSAWRVLGCRDAGRIDIRCDAGGRPLFIEVNPLAGIHPQHSDLPIICNQLGFSYRRLVQAIVESAVVRIRKPG from the coding sequence ATGACCATGACTATCGGCCTGACCTACGACCTGCGGTCTGAGTATCTCGCCCAGGGCTATTCGGCGTTGGAGACGGCGGAGTTCGATCGGGACGACACTATCGCAGCCATTGAAACGACCCTTCGGGAGCTGGGTCACCGAACCGAGCGTATCGGGAACGGGCGTCGGCTGGTCGAGGCCCTGGCAGGGGGGCGGCGCTGGGACCTGGTATTCAATATCGCGGAAGGGCTCAACGGCATCGGCCGGGAGGCTCAGGTGCCGGCGATGCTGGATCTCTACGGGATTCCCTACACCTTTTCCGACCCCATGGTCATGAGCTTGACGCTGCACAAAGGGATGACCAAACATGTGATCCGGGACGCCGGTGTCCCCACCAGCGATTTTCTTGTTGCGGAGAGCGGGGCCGATGTCCGGAGGGTCGGCTTCATGCCGCCCTACTTTATCAAACCCGTGGCCGAAGGAACGGGCAAAGGCGTCAGCCCCGCCTCGATCATCCGGGACCGAAGCGCTCTCGTTCAAGCCTGTGAGGAGATGATCCAGGATTTCCGCCAGGCCGTCATCATCGAGCCGTACCTGCCCGGCCGAGAGTTCACCGTGGGTATTCTGGGAACCGGCACCGTTGCGCGCATACTGGGAACTATGGAGGTGCACCTGAAAGATACGGCCGAGCCGGGAGTCTATTCCTATGTGAACAAGGAGGAGTGTGAGGCGCGTGTCGTCTACCGCCTGGTCCGGGCCCTGGATGATCCCGTGGTTGCCGAAGCCGAAGACGTGGCCCTTTCGGCCTGGCGGGTACTGGGGTGTCGGGACGCGGGACGGATAGATATCCGTTGCGATGCCGGAGGGCGGCCGCTGTTCATCGAGGTCAATCCCCTGGCCGGCATTCATCCCCAACACTCGGATCTGCCCATTATCTGCAATCAACTGGGCTTTTCCTACCGGAGACTGGTTCAGGCCATCGTCGAGTCGGCCGTTGTCCGGATACGGAAGCCGGGTTGA
- a CDS encoding GNAT family N-acetyltransferase, translating into MLRIRRVYDDTLPVNREIIRQVKEILRTRFPAAPREDIDQLGEKLRNPFKQRFRSVLFVAQTLKGRVQGFALLLHEPEIGFTFLDWIAMAGGKAGSGIGGALYDRVRQESLALAVKGLFFECLPDAPDRCPDTALLKENQDRLRFYEQYGARPIVDTAYESPVNAGDTCMPHLVYDGLEAQRPLRRSFARKVVRAVLERKYAALCPADYVERVVASFRDDPVALREYRYLKPEAARTRVDIRTMEQIPLIVNDRHDIHHVHDRGYVEAPVRVRSILAELEKSGRFTLIKPQAFPDKHILAVHDSDLFGYLRRACAEVPEGKSVYPYIFPIRNKARPPKEPSVLAGYYCIDTFTPVNRNAYPAARRGVDCVLTAVREILRGHRLAYALVRPPGHHAERQAFGGFCYFNNTAVAAQYLCAYGKVAILDIDYHHGNGQQDIFYQRNDVLTLSIHGHPSFAYPYFSGFAEEQGDGDGEGFNLNLPLPEAVDGPVYRRTLEKAVTRIRDFNPQFLVVALGLDTAKGDPTGTWSLRVKDFEENGRIIGAMGFPTVVIQEGGYRNRTLGRNAMGFFKGLIEAHHHWGRNRQEPRERLHGVGFREVIEPPDVERVRRLVDITGFFSAEEVAIAAELVQERLEKGPDSGYEFVMGDHYGRLAGYTCFGRIPGTTASFDLYWIAVHPEFQGRGLGRRLLQESERRIKAVGGARIYVDTSQRSQYAGTRAFYESCGYRLETVLADFYSPGDGKAIYCKVIG; encoded by the coding sequence ATGCTGCGCATTCGACGCGTTTATGACGACACCTTGCCGGTAAATCGGGAAATCATCCGACAGGTCAAAGAGATCCTGCGGACCCGTTTCCCGGCAGCGCCCCGGGAGGACATCGATCAACTCGGTGAAAAACTCCGAAATCCCTTCAAACAGCGCTTTCGGAGCGTCCTTTTCGTCGCCCAGACCCTGAAAGGCCGGGTTCAAGGGTTTGCGCTTTTACTGCACGAGCCGGAGATCGGATTCACCTTTCTGGACTGGATCGCCATGGCCGGCGGGAAGGCCGGCAGCGGCATCGGCGGGGCTCTTTATGACAGGGTTCGGCAGGAATCTCTGGCGTTGGCGGTTAAGGGGCTGTTTTTCGAATGTCTGCCCGACGCCCCGGACCGTTGTCCCGATACGGCGCTCCTCAAGGAGAATCAGGATCGACTTCGCTTTTATGAACAATATGGCGCCCGTCCCATTGTCGACACGGCTTATGAATCTCCCGTCAATGCGGGGGATACCTGCATGCCCCATCTTGTCTATGACGGTCTGGAAGCCCAGCGGCCGTTGCGCAGGAGCTTTGCCCGGAAGGTGGTCCGGGCCGTTCTGGAGCGTAAATATGCCGCTCTGTGTCCGGCCGACTACGTGGAGCGGGTGGTGGCTTCCTTCAGGGATGATCCGGTGGCGCTGCGGGAATACCGGTATCTCAAGCCCGAGGCCGCAAGAACCCGCGTCGATATTCGAACCATGGAGCAGATTCCGCTGATCGTCAACGATCGCCACGACATTCACCATGTGCATGATCGGGGCTATGTGGAGGCTCCGGTTCGGGTCCGGAGCATCCTGGCCGAACTGGAGAAGAGCGGGCGTTTCACCCTGATCAAGCCCCAAGCCTTTCCCGACAAGCACATCCTGGCTGTCCATGATTCCGACCTCTTCGGTTATCTCCGGCGGGCCTGTGCCGAGGTGCCCGAGGGAAAATCCGTTTATCCCTATATTTTCCCCATCCGCAACAAGGCCCGCCCGCCTAAGGAGCCGTCGGTGCTGGCGGGCTATTACTGCATCGACACGTTTACACCTGTCAATCGAAACGCCTACCCCGCGGCGCGGCGGGGCGTGGACTGCGTCCTGACGGCGGTCCGGGAAATTCTGCGCGGTCATCGCCTGGCCTACGCTCTGGTGCGGCCCCCGGGTCATCACGCCGAGCGGCAGGCCTTCGGCGGCTTCTGCTATTTCAACAACACCGCCGTTGCAGCGCAGTATCTCTGCGCTTACGGTAAGGTGGCTATCCTTGATATCGACTACCATCACGGTAACGGACAGCAGGACATCTTTTATCAGCGGAACGATGTGCTGACCCTCTCCATCCATGGTCACCCCAGTTTTGCCTACCCCTATTTCAGCGGATTTGCAGAGGAACAGGGGGACGGTGACGGCGAAGGCTTCAACCTCAATCTGCCGCTTCCGGAAGCTGTTGACGGCCCTGTCTATCGGCGCACCCTTGAAAAAGCCGTCACCCGGATCCGGGATTTCAACCCTCAATTCCTGGTGGTGGCCCTGGGGCTGGATACGGCCAAGGGAGATCCCACCGGAACCTGGTCGCTCCGAGTGAAGGATTTCGAGGAGAACGGCCGCATCATTGGAGCCATGGGGTTCCCGACAGTCGTTATCCAGGAAGGAGGATACCGAAATCGCACCCTCGGCAGGAACGCCATGGGATTCTTCAAAGGCCTGATCGAGGCGCACCACCACTGGGGCCGAAACCGGCAGGAGCCCCGGGAGCGGCTTCATGGGGTCGGTTTCCGTGAAGTTATAGAGCCCCCGGACGTGGAGCGGGTGCGTCGATTGGTGGATATCACCGGTTTCTTCTCGGCCGAAGAGGTGGCGATCGCCGCTGAACTGGTTCAGGAGCGACTTGAGAAGGGACCCGACAGCGGCTATGAATTTGTTATGGGCGACCATTACGGGCGCCTGGCCGGGTATACCTGCTTCGGCCGGATTCCCGGTACGACGGCCAGTTTTGATCTCTACTGGATCGCCGTCCATCCGGAGTTCCAGGGCCGGGGCCTGGGACGGCGTCTGCTCCAGGAGTCCGAAAGACGAATCAAGGCGGTCGGCGGGGCGCGCATCTATGTCGACACCTCTCAACGGTCTCAGTACGCCGGCACCCGGGCGTTCTATGAAAGCTGCGGATACCGACTCGAGACCGTGCTGGCCGATTTTTACAGTCCCGGAGACGGGAAGGCCATATACTGCAAAGTCATCGGTTGA
- a CDS encoding DUF551 domain-containing protein, translating into MMYSWTSIQDELPPSEEEVLAFVSHPDLKDFSYNVMIYDADANVWRESQGRRTSRHVTHWMLLSPPEDVFTQDKGEPITEPRPNRRESDRNKDIVCWLLEGRSPREISEMYDLSIGRVRVIIKRVIKKIAPGMVLSTREMRRIREHLISKIRDEL; encoded by the coding sequence ATGATGTATTCATGGACCAGCATCCAGGATGAGCTGCCGCCGTCCGAGGAAGAGGTGTTGGCATTCGTGTCTCACCCCGACCTGAAAGACTTCAGCTATAACGTCATGATCTACGACGCCGACGCCAATGTGTGGCGTGAATCCCAGGGAAGAAGAACGAGCAGGCACGTCACGCATTGGATGCTTCTGAGTCCCCCGGAAGACGTCTTTACACAAGACAAGGGTGAGCCCATCACAGAACCCAGGCCGAATCGTCGGGAGAGCGACCGCAACAAGGATATCGTCTGTTGGCTCCTGGAGGGACGGTCTCCCAGAGAGATCTCGGAGATGTACGATCTCAGCATCGGCCGTGTCCGAGTCATCATCAAGCGGGTCATCAAGAAGATCGCGCCGGGTATGGTCCTGTCAACCCGGGAGATGCGACGGATCCGGGAGCATCTGATCTCGAAGATCCGGGATGAGCTTTAG
- a CDS encoding amidohydrolase family protein, whose translation MLSPDLPTLNDSEGDAIPRGFPRVIDAHIHIFPDNLFEAIRRWFDRNAWHIRYALTAAEVFDFLLSRGVNHIIALQYAHSPGIARDLNQFMVRQCRRYRGRVTGMATVFPGEEGADTILQEAFDDGLGGVKLHTHVQCFDIDSDAAHLIFDVCQSNRKPVVIHFGKEPKSPVYRCDPHKICAADKLESVLVNFPDLHICVPHLGFSEIREYRQLIEKYDHLWLDTTMVLTDYFPIADPIDLKHYRLDRIMYGSDFPNIPYAWDRELKRLRDSGLTDEELDRVLNRNASEFFAIRESPAS comes from the coding sequence ATGCTAAGCCCGGATCTCCCAACACTGAACGACTCGGAAGGCGACGCGATCCCCCGCGGATTTCCGAGAGTGATTGACGCCCATATCCATATCTTCCCGGACAATCTCTTTGAAGCCATACGCCGGTGGTTTGATCGGAACGCCTGGCATATCCGATACGCCTTGACCGCCGCCGAAGTATTCGATTTTCTGTTGTCCCGGGGCGTAAATCATATCATCGCACTTCAATATGCGCATTCCCCGGGGATTGCAAGGGACCTGAATCAATTCATGGTACGGCAATGCCGGCGATACCGTGGCCGCGTTACCGGCATGGCCACCGTCTTTCCCGGCGAGGAGGGCGCCGATACGATCCTGCAGGAAGCTTTCGATGACGGTCTGGGCGGCGTAAAGCTCCATACCCATGTACAATGCTTCGACATCGATTCGGATGCCGCCCACCTCATCTTCGATGTCTGCCAATCCAACCGTAAACCGGTTGTGATTCATTTCGGAAAAGAGCCGAAAAGCCCTGTTTACCGGTGCGATCCCCATAAAATCTGCGCGGCCGACAAACTGGAAAGCGTTCTCGTTAATTTTCCAGATCTTCACATCTGTGTTCCCCACCTGGGCTTCAGCGAGATCCGCGAATACAGACAGTTGATCGAAAAATACGATCATCTCTGGCTTGACACCACCATGGTGTTGACGGACTATTTCCCCATCGCCGACCCCATAGACCTGAAGCACTATCGCCTGGACAGAATCATGTACGGATCCGACTTTCCCAATATTCCCTATGCCTGGGACAGAGAATTGAAACGGCTTCGGGATTCGGGACTTACCGACGAGGAGCTGGACAGGGTATTGAATAGGAACGCATCGGAATTTTTCGCCATACGGGAGTCTCCCGCCTCATGA
- a CDS encoding response regulator, with amino-acid sequence MEQRIKVLMVDDEAQFRATTSRILNKKGFATTIAGSGEEAIGILEEHPQDVIILDIKMPGMDGHEALSEIRRIRPETQVIMLTGHGAGDSAKASLGKGAFDYLSKPCDIDLLALKIKEAFKASHKDFKKEEKNAGNIMIHIEDYTTIRPEQTVREAIQALMRSFEGLISSSRVMETGHRSLLVRGPGQDVIGIISILDLLEAVRPGYLSAAKPSMADSIQYSRMFWTGLFSSQVKALADKSVAEVMSDTPPCMDEDTNLMELADFMYTHQVRRVLITRADRVVGVVREQELFFEMAHIIF; translated from the coding sequence ATGGAGCAACGGATAAAGGTTCTCATGGTGGATGATGAGGCCCAGTTTCGGGCGACGACATCCAGGATATTGAACAAGAAAGGCTTTGCAACCACCATTGCCGGCAGCGGTGAGGAGGCGATCGGGATTCTGGAGGAGCACCCTCAGGACGTGATCATTCTCGACATCAAGATGCCCGGCATGGACGGACACGAGGCTCTGAGCGAAATCAGGAGAATACGCCCGGAAACCCAGGTGATCATGCTCACCGGTCACGGAGCCGGGGATTCCGCCAAAGCATCCCTCGGAAAGGGCGCTTTCGACTATCTCAGCAAGCCGTGCGACATCGATCTTCTGGCCTTGAAAATCAAAGAAGCGTTTAAGGCGTCCCACAAGGATTTCAAAAAAGAGGAAAAGAACGCCGGCAACATCATGATCCATATCGAGGATTACACCACCATCCGGCCGGAGCAGACGGTAAGGGAAGCCATTCAGGCCCTCATGCGCTCCTTCGAAGGGTTGATTTCCTCGAGTCGTGTCATGGAAACCGGGCATCGTTCCCTTCTGGTCCGCGGTCCCGGTCAGGATGTGATCGGCATCATCAGCATCCTGGACCTCCTCGAGGCGGTTCGACCGGGCTATCTGAGCGCGGCGAAGCCCTCCATGGCCGACAGCATCCAGTATTCGCGGATGTTCTGGACCGGTCTGTTTTCAAGCCAGGTCAAGGCCCTGGCCGATAAATCCGTAGCGGAGGTCATGTCCGATACTCCGCCGTGCATGGATGAGGATACCAACCTGATGGAGCTGGCCGACTTCATGTACACCCATCAGGTCAGGCGGGTGCTCATCACCCGTGCGGACAGGGTCGTCGGCGTGGTTCGTGAGCAGGAGCTGTTTTTTGAAATGGCTCATATCATTTTTTAA
- a CDS encoding SLC13 family permease encodes MNPSIKSGDARTDHDLASSHAVDAPVTRKSAIRKKKASGYDKYVDWKLFIIPVVLLFGILIMPTPYSMKDVGTEYKVGPKAVTNFLAKALFNQETPYLEQWQLLTVQIMDQNMRMGALGKDRFLKRDAKWLRQNKIASDKVNLAQAMAWVSDNVPDERFRGLMKSALDLRRDNLKYETLTGDDKAAADTGAWHIQVAIAMGAFVVFCFLTECIPLPAVSFCTGLLLVFTGVVTRSEVAQLYWDDAVWFIMGSLMFAAAFVKTGVDKRVCLAMFKKLAVPNVKMISMIFFLIISPLAAVISDHALAAMFLPIAMLLYQNSLTQEIPEDPELGKMLMISIAMACNIGGPGAPSGGARNVILMTYLSDMFGMDIGYFQWITYCAPFLVVMIPATWLLVNWQFKPRIHSLAPAMDQLRKEIDKMGGWSRNQISALIIFVIMVFGWFTEKTFYEMGILPIRLGLGVLAMAGAVAYLMAGIVNWRDYQEKVDWGVVWLYAGAIIFGRTLDGTGAAYWLARSVMDLLAPLGMNSGLPLLAISNGITAVVTNLMADGPAAAAVGPITLNMAGLAHPGTAYLPFMAMSTAIASSFAYCLIIGTPPNAIVYASGYLEPKDFLRVGIPLWFLANIVLLLLTAVYWVVRGFGALPNF; translated from the coding sequence ATGAATCCATCAATAAAATCCGGTGACGCCCGAACCGATCATGATCTTGCGTCATCCCACGCTGTGGATGCACCCGTGACCCGAAAGAGCGCCATCAGGAAAAAGAAAGCTTCCGGCTATGACAAGTATGTTGATTGGAAGCTGTTTATCATCCCTGTGGTGTTGCTCTTCGGCATTTTGATCATGCCGACGCCATACAGCATGAAAGACGTGGGTACGGAATACAAGGTCGGCCCCAAAGCGGTGACCAACTTCCTCGCCAAGGCGCTTTTTAACCAGGAAACGCCTTATCTCGAACAGTGGCAGCTCCTTACGGTTCAGATCATGGACCAGAACATGCGGATGGGCGCCCTGGGCAAGGACCGCTTCCTGAAAAGAGACGCCAAGTGGCTCAGGCAGAACAAGATCGCCTCGGACAAGGTCAATCTGGCGCAGGCCATGGCCTGGGTCAGCGACAATGTTCCGGATGAACGGTTTCGCGGACTCATGAAAAGTGCGCTGGATCTTCGCAGGGACAACCTCAAATACGAAACCCTGACGGGAGATGACAAGGCAGCCGCCGATACCGGCGCCTGGCACATCCAGGTCGCCATCGCCATGGGCGCCTTCGTGGTCTTCTGTTTTCTGACGGAGTGCATCCCGCTTCCCGCCGTCTCCTTCTGCACCGGTCTTCTGCTGGTCTTCACCGGCGTGGTCACCCGCTCCGAAGTGGCCCAGCTCTACTGGGATGACGCCGTCTGGTTCATCATGGGCAGCCTCATGTTCGCGGCCGCCTTCGTCAAGACCGGGGTGGACAAGCGGGTCTGCCTGGCCATGTTCAAGAAACTCGCGGTTCCCAACGTGAAGATGATCAGCATGATTTTCTTTCTGATCATCTCACCGCTGGCGGCCGTCATCTCGGACCACGCATTGGCGGCCATGTTCCTCCCCATCGCCATGCTGCTCTATCAGAACAGTCTGACCCAGGAAATCCCGGAGGACCCCGAGCTGGGCAAAATGCTGATGATTTCCATCGCCATGGCCTGCAATATCGGTGGGCCCGGCGCCCCGTCGGGCGGTGCTCGCAACGTCATCCTGATGACCTATCTGAGCGACATGTTCGGCATGGATATCGGCTATTTTCAGTGGATCACCTACTGTGCGCCCTTTCTCGTCGTCATGATCCCGGCCACCTGGCTGCTGGTCAACTGGCAGTTCAAGCCCCGCATTCATTCTCTGGCGCCGGCCATGGACCAACTCAGGAAAGAGATCGACAAGATGGGCGGCTGGAGCCGGAACCAGATCAGTGCCCTCATCATCTTCGTCATCATGGTCTTCGGCTGGTTCACGGAGAAAACCTTCTATGAAATGGGGATCTTACCCATTCGATTGGGCCTGGGCGTCCTGGCCATGGCCGGCGCGGTAGCCTACCTTATGGCCGGCATCGTGAACTGGCGGGATTACCAGGAAAAGGTGGACTGGGGCGTGGTCTGGCTCTACGCCGGCGCCATCATCTTCGGCCGCACCCTGGACGGCACCGGTGCAGCCTATTGGCTGGCCCGGAGCGTCATGGACCTGCTCGCGCCCCTGGGCATGAATTCAGGACTGCCGCTTCTGGCCATATCCAACGGGATCACGGCCGTTGTCACCAACCTCATGGCGGACGGACCGGCCGCGGCGGCCGTGGGGCCCATCACGCTGAACATGGCGGGGCTCGCCCACCCGGGCACGGCCTACCTGCCCTTCATGGCCATGTCCACGGCCATCGCCTCTTCTTTTGCATACTGCCTGATTATCGGCACGCCGCCCAACGCCATCGTCTATGCCAGCGGTTACCTCGAACCCAAGGACTTTCTGCGGGTCGGCATCCCGCTCTGGTTCCTGGCCAACATCGTTCTGCTGCTTCTGACCGCGGTGTATTGGGTCGTCCGGGGATTCGGGGCACTGCCGAACTTCTGA
- a CDS encoding FAD-binding oxidoreductase, with protein MTTTTFRVVRCDGSSVLLEKAAVDGFRERLRGTLITPADEAYDSARRVWNGMIDRRPGLMIRCAGTADVIAAVNFAREHGLLITVRGGGHNVAGSALMDDGFVIDLSGMRGVHVDPEGRLARVEGGARLRDLDHETQAFGLAAPVGVVSATGVGGLTLHGGAGWLLRKHGFSIDNLVSVEMVTADGQFRKASENENSDLFWAVRGGGGNFGVVTAFEFRLHPVGPRVWMAVPMYPLEQAETVVNGLRNYMAEADENLMVLAVFWSAPDAPEIPAAVRGAPVVILMGCYTGPFEVGEKAIAPLRTLGRPVADLSAPMRWVEVQKFLDADYPDGAFYYWKSLYLDRLDTAVIRSLVKYTENRPSSLSSIDIWMLGGASTTAPTSESAFWRRDAPFMLGIEANWKRREEADKNIEWARRLHKAMRLYSRDGIYLNFPGFMEDRDTLLRSAYGPNLARLRAVKAHHDPTGLFSGLLNMGAGTGFGAHERS; from the coding sequence ATGACGACAACGACATTCAGGGTAGTGAGATGCGACGGCAGCAGTGTATTGCTTGAAAAGGCGGCCGTAGACGGTTTTCGTGAACGACTGAGGGGAACGCTTATTACCCCTGCGGATGAAGCATATGATTCGGCGCGACGGGTATGGAACGGCATGATCGATCGGCGGCCGGGGCTGATGATCCGGTGTGCGGGAACGGCCGATGTTATCGCCGCCGTTAACTTTGCGCGGGAGCACGGTCTCCTGATCACCGTTCGCGGCGGCGGTCACAATGTGGCCGGAAGCGCATTGATGGACGATGGTTTTGTGATCGACCTATCGGGGATGAGAGGCGTGCACGTCGACCCGGAAGGCCGGCTGGCGCGTGTCGAGGGCGGCGCGCGCCTTCGGGACCTTGACCACGAGACCCAGGCTTTTGGCCTTGCCGCTCCCGTTGGCGTGGTGTCGGCCACCGGTGTCGGAGGGCTCACGCTTCACGGCGGCGCGGGATGGCTGCTGAGAAAACACGGATTTTCCATTGACAACCTGGTGTCTGTGGAGATGGTGACCGCAGATGGGCAGTTTCGGAAGGCCAGTGAAAACGAAAACTCCGATCTATTCTGGGCCGTCCGGGGCGGCGGGGGAAATTTCGGCGTGGTGACCGCCTTTGAGTTTCGATTGCACCCCGTAGGGCCTCGGGTATGGATGGCCGTTCCCATGTACCCGCTGGAGCAGGCGGAAACGGTGGTCAACGGACTTCGGAACTACATGGCCGAAGCCGATGAGAATTTGATGGTGCTGGCGGTCTTCTGGAGTGCACCGGATGCGCCGGAGATTCCGGCGGCGGTGAGAGGCGCGCCGGTCGTCATTCTGATGGGCTGCTATACCGGGCCTTTTGAAGTTGGCGAGAAAGCCATCGCGCCTCTCCGGACGCTGGGCCGTCCCGTCGCGGATCTCAGCGCTCCCATGCGTTGGGTCGAAGTACAGAAATTTCTGGACGCGGATTATCCTGACGGGGCGTTTTATTATTGGAAATCCCTCTACCTCGACCGCCTGGATACAGCAGTAATCCGGTCTCTTGTCAAATATACGGAAAACCGTCCTTCATCCCTCTCCTCCATCGATATCTGGATGCTCGGGGGGGCCTCTACGACTGCCCCGACATCGGAGAGTGCGTTCTGGCGGCGGGATGCGCCGTTCATGCTGGGTATCGAAGCCAACTGGAAGCGGCGTGAAGAGGCTGATAAAAACATTGAATGGGCACGCCGTCTGCATAAGGCTATGCGTCTCTACTCCCGTGATGGGATTTACCTGAACTTTCCCGGTTTTATGGAAGACCGGGACACCCTTCTGAGGTCGGCCTACGGTCCGAATCTGGCACGGCTCAGAGCCGTGAAAGCGCATCACGATCCCACCGGTCTTTTCTCCGGATTGTTGAACATGGGCGCCGGGACGGGATTCGGCGCGCATGAAAGAAGTTGA
- a CDS encoding DMT family transporter has protein sequence MNTRYRLICYASLIGAMILWSSSFPALKIAFRTYDPVVVIFGRMAVACLCFLLFFRYFRSIRLKKGTIKYLVFMAFCEPCLYFIFEAKALAYTTASQAGIIAGTLPLLAAVAAHYTLKEHLSRQTVIGLALAIAGSCWLSVTGQASENAPNPPLGNFLEFVAMICATGYIITLKKLSRFYSPVFLTATQVAAGCLFYTPLLLLPSTTLPSEIDIPGLFAVVYLGAFVTIGAYGLYNFSLSRIPVNQASVFVNLIPVFTIILGWLILNEQLLPQQYLAAVLILSGIFISQGGTISEVPVSNAVKPCSASK, from the coding sequence GTGAACACCCGGTACCGTCTCATCTGTTACGCAAGCCTGATCGGCGCAATGATCCTCTGGTCCAGTTCTTTTCCCGCCTTGAAAATCGCGTTTCGCACCTACGATCCCGTGGTGGTGATCTTCGGACGCATGGCGGTGGCGTGCCTCTGTTTTCTGCTCTTTTTCCGGTATTTCAGATCGATTCGGCTCAAGAAAGGTACGATAAAATACCTGGTGTTCATGGCGTTTTGCGAACCGTGCCTCTATTTTATCTTTGAAGCCAAGGCCCTGGCGTATACCACGGCCTCCCAGGCCGGTATCATCGCCGGCACCCTGCCGCTTCTGGCTGCGGTGGCAGCTCACTATACCCTGAAGGAGCATCTGTCCCGACAGACGGTCATCGGGCTGGCCCTGGCCATTGCAGGATCGTGCTGGCTGAGCGTGACGGGTCAGGCATCGGAAAACGCTCCCAATCCGCCATTGGGCAACTTCCTGGAATTCGTGGCCATGATATGCGCCACAGGCTATATTATCACTCTGAAAAAGCTCAGCCGTTTTTATTCGCCGGTTTTTCTGACCGCAACCCAGGTCGCGGCCGGCTGCCTTTTCTATACGCCGCTGCTTCTGTTGCCGTCGACCACCCTGCCCTCGGAAATCGACATCCCGGGTCTCTTCGCGGTGGTCTACCTGGGCGCCTTCGTAACCATCGGCGCCTACGGTCTCTATAATTTCAGCCTCAGCCGCATTCCCGTCAACCAGGCATCCGTATTTGTAAACCTGATCCCGGTATTCACCATCATTCTCGGATGGCTGATCCTGAACGAACAACTCCTCCCCCAGCAGTATCTCGCGGCGGTTTTGATTCTGAGCGGAATCTTCATCAGCCAGGGCGGGACGATATCCGAAGTTCCCGTTTCCAACGCCGTCAAGCCCTGCTCCGCATCGAAATAG
- a CDS encoding D-alanine--D-alanine ligase family protein encodes MRVVIVHDSVSASDRPDALDVVVQARAVATALEELGHSVEILPCTLDLAGLCDALRSRRPERVFNLVESLAGHGRLIHLVPSCLDALGYSYTGARTAPLFLSSHKVLAKDRLKRFGLPTAEWVGPCPGSPPPEHTSIKAGVWIIKSVWEHASIGLDENGLVAVSDIRELWSLLEARAPDLGKLCFAECYIEGREFNLSLLAQPGGPRVLPPAEIRFEGYPVGKARIVDYRAKWDAASFEYHHTPRGFDFGPEDAGLLAELQDLARNAWAAFGLSGYARVDFRVDENGQPWILEINANPCLSPDAGFAAALDRAGISYTEAVGYILADVV; translated from the coding sequence ATGCGGGTCGTCATTGTTCACGACAGTGTTTCGGCATCGGATCGCCCCGATGCGCTGGATGTGGTGGTCCAGGCCCGGGCCGTGGCCACAGCCCTCGAGGAACTGGGTCATTCGGTCGAGATTCTTCCCTGCACGCTCGATCTTGCAGGCCTCTGCGACGCCCTGAGGTCCCGTCGGCCTGAAAGGGTTTTTAACCTGGTGGAATCCCTGGCCGGGCATGGACGCCTGATTCACCTGGTACCGTCATGTCTGGACGCTCTGGGCTATTCCTACACCGGCGCGAGAACGGCGCCGCTGTTCCTGTCCTCACACAAGGTTTTAGCCAAGGATCGCTTGAAACGGTTCGGTCTGCCCACGGCCGAATGGGTGGGGCCCTGCCCCGGATCTCCCCCGCCTGAGCATACGAGCATAAAAGCAGGCGTCTGGATCATCAAGTCCGTCTGGGAGCATGCATCCATCGGTCTGGACGAGAACGGCCTGGTCGCCGTGTCGGACATCCGCGAATTATGGTCTTTACTGGAAGCGCGCGCGCCGGATCTTGGGAAACTCTGTTTTGCCGAGTGCTACATCGAGGGGCGCGAGTTCAACCTCTCCCTTCTGGCCCAACCGGGTGGACCGCGGGTATTGCCGCCCGCGGAGATCCGTTTCGAGGGGTATCCCGTCGGAAAGGCGCGGATCGTCGACTACCGCGCCAAGTGGGATGCCGCGTCCTTTGAATATCATCATACGCCTCGGGGCTTTGATTTTGGCCCCGAGGATGCCGGGCTTCTGGCCGAGCTTCAGGACCTGGCCCGGAATGCCTGGGCCGCTTTCGGACTATCGGGTTATGCCCGGGTGGATTTTCGGGTGGACGAAAACGGGCAGCCCTGGATTCTGGAAATCAACGCCAATCCCTGTCTGTCGCCGGACGCCGGTTTTGCAGCGGCCCTGGACCGGGCCGGAATTTCCTATACCGAGGCCGTCGGGTATATCCTGGCGGACGTGGTTTAG